The Streptomyces sp. NBC_00483 genome contains the following window.
CGCTCACCGGTATCGCGGACATGCGCGCTCCTGGGGACGGGGGCCCGAACGTCGTTCGGTGCGGGCCCGGTTCGTCGTCGGGTACGGAAGGTCCGAGCGATCGTGGCACGCGGCCCGCGCCCATTAGGCGTATGTCATGAACACAGGACATCTTTGTGACGGTCCCGACCGTAGGGGTCTTTCCGGCCGGAGCGGCCGGATCCGGGATGAAGCGACCTCGGCGTAGGCCTCGCCAGGGCGATGAGTTCGCCTGCTGCCTGGAGTCTCCCGCTGTGACCACGGAGCCTTTCCGCGCCGTGCAAGAGAGAGGGAGGCCGGCATGCGCAATCCGATTCGGCTGTACATGTCGATGTCGCTCGACGGCTTCATCGCCGGTCCGGACGATCGACCGGGCCAGGAGCTCGGCCGCGACGGCGGACGCCTCTTCAACTGGCTCGACGACAGGAAATCCGACGGCCCCAGCGGACAGGTCTACCGCGAGGCGCTGGCGACCGGCGCGGTGATCTCCGGCCGTCGCACCTTCGAACTCGCCGGACGCTGGCAGGGCGACCACCACGACGGGGCGCCGATCTTCGTCCTCACCCATCACGTGGACGACGGGGACGTACCGCCCGGCCACGCACGATTCGTCACCGACGTCGAGGACTGCGCCCGGCAGGCCCGCGCGGCCGCCGGGGACCGGCCGGTCATGGTCCACGGGGCGGGCGCGGCCCAGGCGCTCCTGCGGGCCGGCCACATCGACGAGATGGAGATCCACCTGATCCCGGTCCTCCTCGGAGACGGCCGGCGCCTGTTCGACCACCTCGGTGCCGACCACATCGAACTCGACCTCACCCGACGCCTCGACGACCGGGACGTCACGTACTTGCGCTACCGGGTGCGCGGCTCCGAGGGGGCTGCGTAAAGACCCTCTTCGTCTCTTACCGCGTCACTGACCTGGACCGCTCGAAGACGTCGTGGCTCAGGAGTCGGTGGCCTCCGTCGGCGGCGGTTCGGGGGTGGCGAGCAGGAGGCGGGCGGTGCCGGAGATGTCCAGGACCCGGCGGACGGGGCCGCTGACGGCGATCAGGCGCAGGCTGCCTCCCGCGTCGGCGGCCAGCTGTTGATGGCGCACGAGGAGGTTGATGCCGGTCGAGTCGGTGAACGGCACCTCGGCGAAGTCGAGTTCGCAGCGCCGTGGGTGCAACGGGACAAGCACCCGGTCGAGGCCGGGCGCGGTGTTCAGGTCGAGTTCCCCGCGCGCGCGGAGGAGGACGAGGTCTCCGGCGTCGACGACGTTGATGTCGAAGAGGGGTGAGGTCGGCGTGCTCATGTTGTTGCTCCTCGGCCTACCCGCTTGAGGTGCGTTGAGTGTTCCATGGAAGCACCGAGCGCCCGGTCCTGGCATCCGAACCGGCGGAAGGCGGCCAAGGTTGCTTGTTGGTCATGCCTACGGCATATGGTGGAGGGGCCTATTGGCGGCGAGCATACGGTCCTGGGCGTACGTTGGCATATGGCGCCGCCATCGTGCGAGACGGCCAAGGCGTGCGGGCCGCCCACGTGTTGTCGCCCTCCCCGTCGCGGTGGCAGTGCGGTGCCGGGATCGTGGCCACTCCCGCGTAATCTCCTCCTGTGTCAGCCTCCCGCCCGCACCATGTCGCCGTCCTCGTGCTCGAGGGCGCCAAGCCGCTCGACGTCGGGATTCCCGCGCAGGTGTTCACGGCCCGCGCGAGCATGCCGTACGAGGTGCGGGTGTGCGGGGCGGAGCCCGGGCTCGTGACCGGCGGCGACGGACTCGCGTACTCCGTGGCGTACGGGCTCGAAGCCCTCGCGTGGGCCGACATCGTCTTCGTTCCCGGCTACCGGTTCCCCGACCGCGAGGACCCGCCGCGGGCCGTCGTCGACGCGCTGCTCGCCGCCCACGAGCGGGGCGCCCGGCTCGCCGCCATCTCGACCGGCGCCTTCGCGCTCGCCGCCACGGGACTGCTCGACGGCAGGCGCGCCACGACGCACTGGCACTACACGCGCGCCCTCGCGGCCAGGCATCCGCTCGTCCAGGTCGACGAGAACGTGCTGTTCGTCGACGAGGGCAGCGTGCTCACCTCGGCCGGCGCCGCCTCCGGCATCGACCTGTGCCTGCACATCCTGCGCGGCGACCTCGGAGTCGCCGCGTCCAACCACGCCGCCCGCCGCCTGGTCGCCGCGCCCTACCGCAGCGGCGGCCAGGCCCAGTACGTGCCGCGCAGCGTCCCCGAGCCGCTCGGGGAGCGATTCGCCGCCACCCGCGAATGGGCGCTGCACCGGCTCGGCGAGCCCCTCACCCTCGACACGCTGGCGCGGCAGGCCGGGGTGTCACCGCGCACCTTCTCCCGGCGCTTCGTCGACGAGACCGGCTACACCCCGATGCAGTGGGTGATGCGCGCCCGTATCGACCTGGCCCGCGAACTGCTCGAGCGCTCGCAGCGCAGCGTCGAACAGATCGCCGCCGACGTCGGGCTCGGCACCGGCGCGAACCTGAGGCTGCACTTCCAGCGCATCCTCGGCACCACACCGAGCGAGTACCGGCGCACCTTCACCCCGGGCGGCTGACCCGCCCCGGGGCCGCTCGACGCCGCGTGGCGGGATCCTTTTGAAGCGTGGCGATCCCGCCACTGTCCGCACCGCGAGCCGCGCGCGAGCCTGGTGGGGAACGGAAGGGACACCATTCATGACTCGCATCGCCATCAACGGATTCGGCCGCATCGGCCGCAATGTGCTGCGCTCCCTGCTGGAGCGCGACAGCGACCTCGAGGTCGTCGCCGTCAACGACCTGACGGAGCCCGCCACGCTCGCCCGGCTGCTCGCCTTCGACAGCACGGCAGGACGGCTCGGGCGCCCGGTCACCGTCGACGGGAACACCCTCGTCGTCGACGGCCGGCGGATCACGGTGACGGCCGAACGCGAACCGGCGCAGCTGCCGTGGGCCGAACTCGGCGTCGACCTCGTCCTGGAGGCCACCGGCCGCTTCACCTCGGCCAAGGCGGCCCGCGCCCACCTCGACGCGGGCGCGAAGAAGGTGCTCGTCAGCGCCCCGTCGGACGGCGCCGACGTCACCCTCGCGTACGGGGTCAACAGTGACGCGTACGACCCGGCCGTGCACACGATCGTCTCGAACGCCTCCTGCACCACCAACGCGCTCGCGCCCCTGGCCAAGGTGCTCGACGAACTCGCCGGTATCGAGCACGGGTTCATGACGACGGTGCACGCCTACACGCAGGAGCAGAACCTCCAGGACGGCC
Protein-coding sequences here:
- a CDS encoding STAS domain-containing protein, with the protein product MSTPTSPLFDINVVDAGDLVLLRARGELDLNTAPGLDRVLVPLHPRRCELDFAEVPFTDSTGINLLVRHQQLAADAGGSLRLIAVSGPVRRVLDISGTARLLLATPEPPPTEATDS
- a CDS encoding GlxA family transcriptional regulator gives rise to the protein MSASRPHHVAVLVLEGAKPLDVGIPAQVFTARASMPYEVRVCGAEPGLVTGGDGLAYSVAYGLEALAWADIVFVPGYRFPDREDPPRAVVDALLAAHERGARLAAISTGAFALAATGLLDGRRATTHWHYTRALAARHPLVQVDENVLFVDEGSVLTSAGAASGIDLCLHILRGDLGVAASNHAARRLVAAPYRSGGQAQYVPRSVPEPLGERFAATREWALHRLGEPLTLDTLARQAGVSPRTFSRRFVDETGYTPMQWVMRARIDLARELLERSQRSVEQIAADVGLGTGANLRLHFQRILGTTPSEYRRTFTPGG
- a CDS encoding dihydrofolate reductase family protein; this translates as MRNPIRLYMSMSLDGFIAGPDDRPGQELGRDGGRLFNWLDDRKSDGPSGQVYREALATGAVISGRRTFELAGRWQGDHHDGAPIFVLTHHVDDGDVPPGHARFVTDVEDCARQARAAAGDRPVMVHGAGAAQALLRAGHIDEMEIHLIPVLLGDGRRLFDHLGADHIELDLTRRLDDRDVTYLRYRVRGSEGAA
- the gap gene encoding type I glyceraldehyde-3-phosphate dehydrogenase, producing MTRIAINGFGRIGRNVLRSLLERDSDLEVVAVNDLTEPATLARLLAFDSTAGRLGRPVTVDGNTLVVDGRRITVTAEREPAQLPWAELGVDLVLEATGRFTSAKAARAHLDAGAKKVLVSAPSDGADVTLAYGVNSDAYDPAVHTIVSNASCTTNALAPLAKVLDELAGIEHGFMTTVHAYTQEQNLQDGPHRDARRARAAGVNIVPTTTGAAKAIGLVLPNLDGRLSGDSIRVPVPVGSIVELNTTVARDVTRDEVLAAYRAAADGPLAGVLEYSEDALVSSDIVGNPASSIFDSALTRVDGRHIKVVAWYDNEWGFSNRVIDTLELLAAR